The following are from one region of the Geothermobacter hydrogeniphilus genome:
- a CDS encoding cytochrome b5 domain-containing protein, translating to MTRDELRQCDGRDGRRACFAVNGKVYDVSDSPLWVNGDHRGTHQAGSDLTEELRSAPHVRSVIERFPVIGELETTNAPRGSAGRWIVLAGGILAAGVVILLLLKQS from the coding sequence ATGACCAGAGATGAATTACGACAATGCGACGGACGGGACGGGCGCAGGGCCTGTTTTGCCGTCAACGGTAAGGTTTACGATGTCAGCGACAGCCCACTGTGGGTGAACGGCGATCACCGGGGCACCCATCAGGCGGGCAGCGACCTGACCGAAGAACTCAGGAGCGCCCCCCATGTCCGCAGTGTGATCGAACGCTTTCCGGTGATCGGCGAACTGGAAACGACAAACGCCCCGCGAGGATCCGCGGGACGCTGGATTGTCCTGGCCGGCGGGATTCTGGCGGCGGGCGTCGTCATCCTGTTGCTGCTGAAACAGTCCTGA
- a CDS encoding ExeA family protein: MYLNYFGLDEAPFSLTPDPDFYYGCPGHQRALDVLATALESGEGIIKITGEVGTGKTLLCRKLLENLRPTHQTAYLPNPLLGPVELHRAIAEEIVAGAVHAGATMHDLQKLIQQRALELYREGRKVVVCIDEAQAMSDVSLEALRLLSNLETEKRKLLQIILFAQPELDVRLEQTMLRQLRQRISFAHHLVPLNRDGVHDYINHRVLIAGRRDGALFTTPAMDAVVRASKGVPRLVNILCHKALLDCFRQNDRTVDRRHVIAAVRDTSEVQNPFQWKLSPGLFWGIALVTLVELVLIVVLLKNNL, from the coding sequence ATGTATCTGAATTATTTCGGCCTGGACGAAGCCCCCTTTTCCCTGACCCCCGATCCTGATTTCTACTACGGCTGTCCCGGACATCAACGTGCCCTGGATGTTCTCGCCACGGCCCTTGAGTCCGGCGAAGGCATTATCAAGATAACCGGTGAAGTCGGTACCGGCAAGACCCTGCTCTGCCGCAAGCTGCTGGAGAATCTGCGCCCGACTCACCAGACCGCCTATCTGCCGAACCCGCTGCTCGGTCCGGTTGAACTGCATCGGGCGATCGCCGAGGAGATCGTCGCCGGGGCGGTCCACGCGGGTGCCACCATGCATGACCTGCAGAAGCTGATTCAGCAGCGGGCCCTGGAACTCTATCGGGAGGGCCGGAAAGTCGTGGTCTGCATCGACGAGGCCCAGGCGATGTCGGATGTCAGCCTTGAGGCGCTGCGGCTGCTCAGCAACCTTGAGACCGAAAAACGGAAGCTGCTGCAGATCATTCTGTTCGCCCAGCCCGAACTTGACGTGCGCCTGGAGCAGACGATGTTGCGCCAGTTGCGGCAGCGCATCAGCTTCGCGCATCACCTGGTCCCGTTAAACCGGGACGGGGTTCATGACTATATCAACCACCGGGTGCTGATCGCCGGACGACGTGACGGCGCCCTGTTTACCACTCCGGCCATGGATGCCGTGGTCCGGGCCAGCAAGGGAGTTCCGCGGCTGGTCAACATTCTCTGCCACAAGGCCCTGCTGGATTGTTTCCGTCAGAATGACCGTACCGTTGACCGCCGACATGTCATTGCGGCCGTTCGGGACACCTCCGAAGTACAGAACCCCTTCCAGTGGAAACTTTCCCCCGGCCTCTTCTGGGGTATCGCTCTGGTCACCCTGGTGGAACTGGTCCTGATTGTTGTGCTGTTGAAGAACAATCTGTGA
- the proC gene encoding pyrroline-5-carboxylate reductase, whose product MTKDKKIGFIGGGNMAEAFIKGLLDAGAKKKNITFYEPFASRREHLEESYGVSSAAGNLDLVRDNDIVVLAIKPQIVREVLADLEGAFGRDTLLISILAGVHTHTLENLLGGAPRVVRAMPNTPALVGAGAAAVCAGEYSEAGDLDLACELFRAVGTVVQVSESQLDAVTGLSGSGPAFVYTFIEALAAGGVQEGLRLDVAQELAVQTVYGAAKLVKESGEHPALLREKVCSPGGTTIAAVRVLEERSLRASLMDAVGVATRRSKELGQA is encoded by the coding sequence ATGACCAAGGACAAAAAGATCGGCTTCATCGGCGGCGGCAACATGGCCGAGGCGTTCATCAAGGGCCTGCTTGATGCCGGCGCCAAGAAGAAAAATATCACTTTTTATGAGCCGTTTGCCAGTCGGCGTGAACATCTTGAAGAGAGTTACGGGGTCAGCAGCGCCGCCGGGAATCTCGACCTGGTTCGGGACAACGACATCGTGGTGCTGGCGATCAAGCCGCAGATCGTGCGTGAAGTTCTTGCGGACCTGGAAGGTGCTTTCGGCCGGGACACCCTGTTGATCTCAATCCTCGCCGGGGTTCATACCCACACCCTGGAGAACCTGCTCGGCGGCGCGCCGCGGGTGGTGCGGGCGATGCCGAATACCCCGGCCCTGGTCGGGGCCGGAGCCGCCGCGGTCTGTGCCGGTGAATATTCCGAAGCGGGAGATCTCGATCTGGCCTGTGAACTGTTTCGCGCCGTCGGCACGGTGGTGCAGGTCAGCGAGAGCCAGCTCGATGCCGTCACCGGCCTCTCCGGTTCGGGACCGGCCTTTGTCTATACCTTTATCGAGGCCCTGGCGGCCGGTGGGGTGCAGGAAGGCCTGCGGCTCGATGTCGCTCAGGAACTGGCCGTGCAGACGGTGTACGGTGCCGCCAAGCTGGTCAAGGAGAGCGGCGAACATCCGGCGCTGCTGCGGGAAAAAGTCTGTTCTCCCGGCGGAACCACCATCGCCGCGGTGCGGGTGCTTGAGGAACGCAGTCTGCGGGCCAGTCTGATGGACGCGGTCGGGGTGGCGACCCGCCGGTCGAAGGAGTTGGGGCAGGCCTGA
- a CDS encoding amino acid ABC transporter substrate-binding protein: MKLVKIVALMMCLSLLPAGLAFAGKDLDAVKKKGFIQAGVNGGVFGFGMPDEKGVWKGLDVDTARAIAAAIFGDASKVKFTPLTAQQRFTALQSGEIDVLTRNATRTLTRETQLGLNFVHVNYYDGQGFLVPKKLGVKSAKELDGATVCVLPGTTTEQNAADFFRSNNMKWKPVVIENTTELAKTFFAGRCDVLTSDASQLAGTRAVAPNPKDYVILPEIISKEPLAPAVRHGDDQFRDIVDFSVLAMINAEELGINSKNVDQMLKSKNPAIKRFLGVIPGNGKALGLDEKWAYNIIKQVGNYGEVFDRNVGPKTTLGLERGLNALWTNGGLMYSPPFK, from the coding sequence ATGAAACTGGTAAAAATCGTGGCACTGATGATGTGTCTTTCGTTACTGCCCGCGGGGCTTGCCTTTGCCGGCAAGGACCTTGACGCGGTCAAGAAAAAGGGTTTTATCCAGGCCGGCGTCAACGGCGGCGTCTTCGGCTTCGGCATGCCGGATGAAAAAGGGGTCTGGAAGGGCCTGGACGTCGACACCGCCCGAGCCATCGCCGCGGCAATCTTCGGCGATGCCAGCAAGGTCAAGTTCACCCCCCTGACCGCCCAGCAGCGCTTCACCGCCCTGCAGTCGGGCGAGATCGACGTCCTGACCCGCAACGCCACCCGCACCCTGACCCGAGAAACCCAGCTCGGACTGAACTTCGTCCATGTCAACTACTATGACGGTCAGGGCTTCCTGGTTCCCAAGAAGCTCGGCGTCAAGAGCGCCAAGGAGCTTGACGGCGCCACCGTCTGCGTCCTGCCCGGCACCACCACCGAGCAGAATGCCGCCGACTTCTTCCGCTCCAACAATATGAAATGGAAGCCGGTCGTCATCGAAAACACCACGGAGCTGGCCAAGACCTTCTTCGCCGGTCGTTGCGACGTACTGACCTCGGATGCCTCCCAGCTGGCCGGCACCCGCGCCGTGGCCCCGAACCCGAAAGATTACGTCATTCTGCCGGAAATCATCTCCAAGGAGCCCCTCGCTCCTGCCGTTCGTCATGGCGACGACCAGTTCCGCGATATCGTCGACTTCTCCGTACTGGCGATGATCAATGCGGAAGAACTGGGGATCAACTCGAAAAACGTCGACCAGATGCTCAAGAGCAAGAATCCCGCGATCAAACGCTTCCTCGGCGTCATTCCCGGCAACGGCAAGGCTCTGGGACTGGATGAGAAGTGGGCCTACAATATCATCAAGCAGGTCGGCAATTACGGCGAGGTTTTCGATCGCAACGTCGGCCCCAAAACCACCCTCGGCCTCGAGCGCGGCCTCAATGCCCTCTGGACCAACGGTGGACTGATGTATTCACCGCCGTTCAAATAA
- a CDS encoding sensor domain-containing protein: protein MLPKPEDSLFFQNLPLPALLADAAAEVIAVNPLFRQRYASTLSSRHSFDIHPGDNLPWLQPVLQTVASEPVREDSVIGPCGRRQRVLLSRLDMEGRSLWLVLFPDRNGAGDREADLCPAIFDSLPDPVCVLDVKTFCILGANRAFQEKFAGSTGSDLVGSTCHEVTHHSPTPCSLSEHHCALREVLRTGKTVRTDHLHTSSDGDEQVFEAIATPLRDTTGAISRVVYILRDVSDKCRSADEIRQLSNYDKLTGLPNRVLFQERLRQDIERAGRDSFSIAVMFLDLDRFKGINDTLGHNVGDKLLKAVGLRLADCLRRHDLVARVGGDEFVVVLPRLNVEDEAHVVVKRTLESLSEAFDIDGQEVFCTVSIGLAFYPNDGQDEDALLKNAEFAMYQAKEHGRNTWQRFSLETNAGAVEKLVLETGLRHALERGELFLHYQPQVRTSDGHPVGAEALCRWQHPYLGLVPPIKFIPLAEETGLILPIGAWVLEEACRQSVAWQEQGLPPVRIGINLSGRQFKDRHLVDKIAEILDRTGVDPDLVELELTESMLMDDARGTAEMLHKLRGLGVHLAIDDFGTGYSSLSYLKHFPIDRVKIDRSFVMDLEGGGDDAAIAGAIIAMAQSLNLATLAEGVETEGQLEFLRERGCEEIQGYYFGKPMAAEDFAAYLHREAGNRSVTG, encoded by the coding sequence ATGTTGCCGAAACCTGAGGACAGCCTGTTTTTTCAGAACCTGCCGCTGCCAGCCCTGCTGGCCGATGCCGCGGCCGAAGTCATCGCTGTCAACCCCTTGTTCCGACAGCGTTACGCGTCCACGTTGTCCAGCCGTCATTCCTTTGATATCCACCCGGGAGACAACCTCCCCTGGTTGCAGCCGGTGCTGCAGACGGTTGCCTCCGAGCCGGTCCGGGAGGACTCGGTCATCGGCCCCTGCGGACGACGGCAGCGGGTTCTGCTCAGCCGTCTGGATATGGAAGGCAGGTCGCTGTGGCTGGTACTCTTCCCCGACCGGAACGGAGCCGGCGACAGGGAGGCGGATCTTTGCCCGGCGATCTTTGACAGCCTGCCCGATCCGGTCTGTGTGCTCGATGTCAAAACGTTTTGTATCCTGGGCGCCAACCGGGCTTTCCAGGAAAAATTTGCCGGTTCCACCGGTAGCGACCTGGTCGGCAGCACCTGTCATGAGGTGACCCACCATTCGCCGACGCCCTGCAGTCTCAGCGAGCATCATTGCGCGCTGCGAGAGGTGCTGCGCACCGGGAAGACGGTACGTACCGATCATCTGCATACCTCTTCTGACGGGGATGAACAGGTTTTCGAGGCTATCGCCACACCGTTGCGCGACACCACCGGGGCCATCAGTCGGGTGGTTTATATTCTGCGCGATGTCAGCGACAAGTGCCGTTCGGCGGATGAAATCCGGCAGCTTTCCAATTACGACAAGCTGACCGGGCTGCCCAACCGGGTGCTTTTTCAGGAGCGCCTGCGCCAGGATATTGAACGGGCGGGGCGCGACAGCTTTTCGATTGCGGTGATGTTCCTTGACCTGGATCGCTTCAAAGGCATCAACGATACGCTCGGCCACAATGTCGGCGACAAGCTGCTCAAGGCGGTCGGGTTGCGGCTGGCGGATTGTCTGCGTCGTCATGACCTGGTGGCTCGGGTCGGTGGTGATGAGTTTGTCGTAGTGTTGCCGCGATTGAATGTCGAGGATGAGGCGCACGTGGTGGTGAAGCGGACCCTGGAATCGTTGTCGGAGGCGTTCGATATTGACGGGCAGGAGGTCTTCTGCACTGTCAGTATCGGCCTGGCATTTTATCCGAATGACGGCCAGGACGAGGATGCCCTGTTGAAGAACGCCGAGTTCGCCATGTATCAGGCCAAGGAACATGGGCGCAACACCTGGCAGCGTTTCTCGCTGGAGACCAACGCCGGTGCGGTGGAGAAACTGGTGCTGGAAACCGGCCTGCGTCATGCCCTGGAGCGGGGTGAATTATTTCTGCATTACCAGCCGCAGGTGAGAACGTCCGACGGGCACCCGGTCGGTGCCGAGGCTCTGTGCCGCTGGCAGCATCCCTACCTCGGGCTGGTGCCGCCGATTAAGTTCATTCCATTGGCCGAGGAAACCGGCCTGATTCTGCCGATCGGCGCCTGGGTGCTGGAAGAGGCCTGCCGCCAGAGTGTCGCCTGGCAGGAGCAGGGTTTGCCGCCGGTCCGCATCGGCATCAATCTTTCCGGTCGCCAGTTCAAAGACAGGCATCTGGTCGACAAGATTGCCGAAATCCTGGACCGGACCGGTGTCGATCCGGACCTGGTTGAGCTGGAACTGACAGAAAGTATGTTGATGGATGACGCTCGCGGGACGGCCGAGATGTTGCATAAGCTGCGTGGCCTCGGCGTCCATCTGGCGATCGACGATTTCGGTACCGGTTATTCATCTCTCAGCTACCTGAAGCATTTTCCTATCGATCGGGTGAAAATTGATCGTTCCTTCGTGATGGATCTTGAGGGGGGGGGAGACGATGCCGCCATCGCCGGTGCCATCATCGCCATGGCGCAGAGTCTCAACCTGGCGACCCTTGCCGAGGGAGTCGAGACTGAGGGACAGCTCGAATTTCTGCGTGAACGGGGTTGTGAGGAGATCCAGGGTTATTACTTCGGCAAGCCGATGGCGGCCGAGGATTTTGCCGCCTACCTGCACCGGGAGGCCGGGAACAGGTCCGTGACCGGTTGA
- a CDS encoding cytochrome C, translated as MVRILLTLFIVLAAGAPAWAVTFNHSEHDGYTEDVSCTTCHVEGAQSIVPAKKVCEQCHDADFAKGVDYPSLASHGPLWAFQHRAQAKGSAINCSQCHEQDFCFECHTNAGRADEQGSFGNNLANVHRSDFQVSHPIAARTDPQLCSSCHETSFCADCHNTFNRADLAFKSHRRAWSDLKVSPSGPEHRFYDQSQCQSCHPNSVLPSHDWSGSHAREARKNLATCQACHPEGDICLKCHSARAGLRVNPHPADWGDIKGRLDRASSGKTCRRCH; from the coding sequence ATGGTTCGCATCCTGTTGACACTTTTTATTGTTCTGGCTGCAGGCGCCCCGGCCTGGGCCGTCACTTTCAACCACAGCGAGCATGACGGTTACACTGAAGATGTCTCCTGTACGACCTGCCATGTCGAAGGCGCCCAGAGTATTGTTCCCGCCAAGAAGGTCTGTGAACAGTGCCACGATGCCGATTTCGCCAAGGGAGTTGATTACCCGAGTCTGGCCAGTCACGGACCGCTCTGGGCTTTCCAGCATCGCGCGCAGGCCAAGGGGTCTGCCATCAACTGCTCGCAGTGCCACGAACAGGATTTCTGTTTCGAATGCCATACCAACGCCGGCCGCGCCGACGAGCAGGGGTCGTTCGGCAACAATCTGGCCAATGTGCATCGCAGTGACTTCCAGGTCAGTCACCCGATCGCCGCCCGTACCGATCCGCAGCTCTGCAGCAGCTGCCATGAAACCAGTTTCTGTGCTGATTGCCACAATACCTTCAATCGCGCGGACCTGGCCTTCAAGTCCCATCGCCGCGCCTGGAGCGACCTGAAAGTCAGTCCCTCGGGTCCGGAGCATCGTTTTTACGACCAGAGCCAGTGCCAGTCCTGCCATCCGAACTCGGTGCTGCCGTCGCATGACTGGAGCGGCAGTCATGCCCGCGAGGCACGCAAGAACCTGGCGACCTGCCAGGCCTGTCACCCGGAGGGTGATATCTGTCTGAAGTGTCACAGCGCTCGTGCCGGACTGAGAGTCAATCCCCATCCCGCGGACTGGGGTGATATCAAGGGACGTCTGGATCGCGCCAGCAGCGGCAAGACCTGCCGCCGGTGCCATTAA
- the speA gene encoding biosynthetic arginine decarboxylase, protein MTDWTTDDSAELYGIRRWGNGYFDVSARGELTVRVPTADGSIQVALAEILDGVRQRDLRLPLLLRIENLLDAQITRLNEAFRNAIAEHDYPGSYRGVFPIKVNQQRQVIEEITRFGAPYRHGLEAGSKAELMIALASLPADGSLIICNGYKDREFIDLGLRARQLGFQCIFVIETPAELPVILARSRALGVEPRLGVRVKLSTTVGGHWNLTSGERSIFGLSISQLVEVVDRLREAEMLNTLRLLHCHLGSQIPQLDDIRSAAAEACRFYQELMNEGAAMEMIDFGGGLAVDYLGTGSSDSQSRDYSLAGYAAALVETVMTNLTDPDRPPTIITESGRETVAYYSLLLFNIFDVTRFDPAAEGLIPGPEAHPLLRKMASRLERIGAETPQQNYREIVACRDRLHELFTAGQLSLRDRALAQELLLAAGRRLLRQSPGQQLPADLQTLREDLAAIYYGNLSVFQSLPDHWAIGQLFPVAPIRRLAEKPQCHAVIADITCDSDGRISRFIADRGTRATLALHELAPGEDYVLATFLVGAYQETLGDLHNLFGDTDIASVRIEADGGFVITREDRGDSVADLLGYVQYDARELKARFRATAEQAVRENRINLPQRQEILACFNAGLDGYSYFET, encoded by the coding sequence ATGACCGACTGGACCACTGACGATTCCGCCGAACTCTACGGTATCCGCCGCTGGGGCAACGGCTATTTCGATGTCTCCGCCCGGGGCGAGTTGACGGTCCGGGTTCCGACTGCCGACGGCAGCATCCAGGTGGCGCTGGCCGAGATCCTCGACGGCGTCCGACAGCGTGACCTGCGGCTGCCATTGCTGCTGCGGATTGAAAACCTGCTCGACGCCCAGATCACGCGGCTCAACGAGGCTTTCCGCAACGCCATCGCCGAACACGATTACCCCGGCAGCTACCGGGGGGTCTTCCCGATCAAGGTCAACCAGCAGCGCCAGGTCATCGAGGAGATCACCCGCTTCGGCGCCCCCTACCGGCACGGCCTGGAAGCCGGCAGCAAGGCGGAGCTGATGATCGCCCTCGCCAGTCTTCCGGCCGACGGCAGCCTGATCATCTGCAACGGCTACAAAGACCGGGAATTCATCGACCTCGGCCTGCGCGCCCGTCAGCTCGGTTTCCAGTGTATCTTCGTCATCGAGACCCCGGCGGAGCTGCCGGTCATCCTCGCGCGTAGCCGCGCGCTCGGCGTCGAACCGCGACTCGGCGTACGGGTCAAGCTCTCCACCACCGTCGGCGGTCACTGGAACCTGACCAGCGGCGAGCGCAGCATCTTCGGCCTCTCCATCAGCCAACTGGTCGAGGTTGTCGACCGGCTGCGGGAAGCGGAGATGCTCAACACCCTGCGCCTGCTGCACTGCCACCTCGGCTCGCAGATCCCGCAACTCGACGACATCCGCTCGGCGGCGGCAGAGGCCTGCCGCTTTTACCAGGAGCTGATGAACGAGGGGGCGGCGATGGAGATGATCGATTTCGGCGGCGGACTGGCGGTCGACTACCTCGGCACCGGCTCCAGCGACAGCCAGTCCCGCGACTACAGCCTGGCAGGCTATGCCGCGGCGCTGGTGGAAACGGTGATGACAAACCTGACCGACCCGGATCGGCCGCCGACCATCATCACCGAATCGGGCCGGGAAACGGTCGCCTACTACTCCCTGCTGCTGTTCAACATCTTCGACGTCACCCGTTTCGACCCCGCCGCGGAAGGTCTCATCCCCGGGCCCGAGGCCCATCCCCTGCTGCGGAAAATGGCGTCCCGGCTGGAACGAATCGGAGCCGAGACGCCTCAGCAGAATTACCGGGAGATCGTCGCCTGCCGCGACCGGCTGCATGAGCTTTTCACCGCCGGACAGCTCTCCCTGCGCGATCGCGCCCTGGCCCAGGAACTGCTGCTGGCCGCCGGTCGGCGCCTGCTGCGCCAATCTCCCGGGCAGCAGCTCCCCGCCGACCTGCAGACCCTGCGCGAGGATCTGGCCGCCATCTACTACGGCAATCTGAGTGTTTTCCAGTCCCTGCCGGATCACTGGGCGATCGGCCAGCTCTTCCCGGTGGCGCCGATTCGGCGTCTCGCCGAAAAACCGCAATGCCATGCGGTCATCGCCGACATCACCTGCGACAGCGACGGCCGCATCAGCCGCTTCATCGCCGACCGGGGCACCCGCGCCACCCTGGCGCTGCATGAACTCGCTCCGGGCGAGGACTACGTGCTCGCCACCTTCCTGGTCGGCGCCTACCAGGAAACCCTCGGCGACCTGCACAACCTGTTCGGCGACACTGACATCGCCAGCGTCCGGATCGAAGCGGACGGCGGCTTCGTCATCACCCGCGAAGACCGGGGCGACAGCGTTGCCGACCTGCTCGGCTATGTCCAGTACGACGCCCGCGAACTCAAAGCCCGGTTCCGGGCCACTGCCGAGCAGGCGGTCCGCGAGAACCGCATCAACCTGCCGCAACGACAGGAGATCCTCGCCTGTTTCAACGCCGGACTCGACGGTTACAGCTATTTCGAGACCTGA
- a CDS encoding ATP-dependent helicase, whose amino-acid sequence MVDFHTLNPEQYAAVEHGDGPLLLLAGAGSGKTRVITYRIAYLVLERDIHPGHILAMTFTNKAALEMRERVAGLIGRKRTAAMTIATFHSLCVQILKQHIDRLGYKRNFSIYAAADQVRLIKDLIDRHVNSGDRRIDADRILWIISDAKNRLIAPEDFVPFHGDEYQLAAATVYPAYQKALKAFNAVDFDDLIMLTTRLFRDHPEALEACRQCYRYLLVDEYQDTNAAQYQLLRQLAAHGNLCVVGDDDQSIYGWRGADLGNILDFEKDFPGTRTIRLEQNYRSTGNILAAANAVIRCNTRRKVKKLWTADGAGEPLEMIVCRDEEDEALQVVERLQVEHYRGRPWKHFAILYRTNIQSRAFEEQLRYLDVPYRLVGGQQFYDRKEVKDAVAYLKVLLNPSDEVNLLRILNYPKRGIGTTSADRLIQRSSDRDCSLWEVLRDPSGVDLSDQVRASLALFVRLIETWRYRLRDSLDLTASVAELFRELDLDGEINRSTDDRIKAERRREFLQDVINALASYQQREAEPTLAGFLEKVSLLDDEQQDDKDADEEDVVTLMSLHSSKGLEFPMVFLVGMEEEYLPHKNSLEAAADGGEATAPIEEERRLFYVGITRARRQLVLTRAEERKKYGKALKREPSRFLAEIPEELLQARSSSVPRQTSEAEQQQQAGHFFSGIQSLLGE is encoded by the coding sequence TTGGTCGATTTCCATACACTCAATCCTGAACAGTATGCCGCCGTTGAACACGGCGATGGTCCCCTGCTGCTGCTGGCTGGTGCCGGGTCCGGCAAGACCCGCGTCATCACCTACCGGATTGCCTACCTGGTGCTTGAGCGCGACATCCATCCGGGGCATATCCTCGCCATGACCTTCACCAACAAGGCGGCGCTTGAGATGCGCGAACGGGTTGCCGGTCTGATCGGCCGCAAGCGTACCGCGGCCATGACCATTGCCACCTTTCACTCCCTCTGCGTGCAGATTCTCAAGCAACATATCGATCGGCTCGGCTACAAAAGAAATTTTTCCATCTATGCCGCCGCCGACCAGGTCCGGCTGATCAAGGATCTCATCGACCGGCATGTCAACAGCGGTGACCGGCGGATCGACGCCGACCGCATCCTCTGGATTATCTCCGATGCCAAAAACCGGCTGATTGCTCCGGAGGACTTCGTCCCGTTCCATGGTGATGAATACCAGCTGGCGGCAGCGACGGTCTATCCCGCCTACCAGAAGGCCCTCAAGGCTTTCAACGCGGTTGATTTCGACGATCTGATCATGTTGACCACCAGGTTGTTCAGGGATCATCCCGAGGCGTTGGAAGCCTGCCGGCAGTGTTACCGCTACCTGCTGGTGGACGAATACCAGGATACCAACGCCGCTCAGTACCAGCTGCTGCGGCAACTGGCGGCGCATGGCAATCTCTGCGTGGTCGGTGATGATGATCAGTCGATCTATGGTTGGCGCGGCGCCGATCTCGGCAATATCCTCGATTTTGAAAAGGACTTTCCCGGGACCCGGACCATCCGCCTGGAACAGAACTATCGCTCGACCGGCAATATTCTGGCGGCCGCCAACGCGGTGATCCGGTGCAATACCCGGCGCAAGGTGAAAAAACTCTGGACCGCTGACGGGGCCGGTGAGCCGCTGGAGATGATCGTCTGCCGCGATGAGGAGGATGAGGCCCTGCAGGTGGTCGAGCGTCTTCAGGTCGAACACTACCGGGGCCGGCCATGGAAGCATTTTGCCATTCTTTATCGCACCAACATCCAGTCGCGGGCTTTCGAGGAGCAGTTGCGCTACCTGGATGTCCCCTACCGGCTGGTCGGCGGCCAGCAGTTCTACGACCGCAAGGAGGTCAAGGATGCCGTCGCCTACCTGAAGGTGCTGCTCAACCCTTCCGACGAAGTCAACCTGCTGCGTATCCTCAACTATCCGAAACGCGGCATCGGTACCACCAGTGCCGACCGCCTGATTCAACGCTCAAGCGACCGCGACTGTTCCCTGTGGGAGGTGCTGCGCGATCCGTCGGGTGTCGACCTGAGTGACCAGGTGCGGGCGTCTCTGGCGCTCTTCGTGCGCCTGATCGAAACCTGGCGGTACCGGTTGCGCGACAGCCTTGATCTGACCGCCTCGGTTGCCGAGCTCTTCCGGGAACTCGACCTGGACGGGGAGATCAACCGTTCGACCGATGACCGGATCAAGGCGGAACGACGGCGCGAGTTTCTGCAGGACGTGATCAACGCCCTGGCTTCCTATCAGCAGCGCGAAGCGGAACCGACCCTCGCCGGGTTCCTGGAAAAAGTCTCCCTGCTCGATGATGAGCAGCAGGATGACAAGGACGCTGACGAAGAGGATGTTGTCACCCTGATGAGCCTGCACAGCAGCAAGGGACTCGAGTTCCCGATGGTTTTCCTGGTCGGGATGGAAGAGGAATACCTGCCGCACAAGAATTCTCTCGAGGCCGCGGCCGACGGTGGTGAAGCCACCGCTCCGATCGAGGAAGAGCGGCGGCTCTTTTATGTCGGTATCACCCGGGCGCGGCGGCAGCTGGTACTGACCCGCGCCGAGGAACGAAAAAAATACGGCAAGGCCCTCAAGCGCGAGCCGAGCCGTTTCCTTGCCGAGATTCCCGAGGAACTGCTGCAGGCGCGCAGTTCTTCGGTGCCGCGTCAGACCAGTGAAGCCGAGCAGCAGCAACAGGCCGGTCATTTTTTCAGTGGGATTCAGTCCCTGCTGGGAGAGTGA
- the speE gene encoding polyamine aminopropyltransferase, with the protein MDMWYTEKHSKNVGITLRVTRTLFSGKSEFQQLDIVDTPEYGRMMLLDGLVMCTERDEFVYHDMIAHPALFVHPAPKQVLVIGGGDGGSIREIVRHPEVELATLCEIDGLVVRKSVEHLPTLAGAIDGSHPKVKLHIDDGLAYIREHQNAFDVILVDSTDPIGPAVGLFEEDFYRLVFGALKEDGIMVAQSESPFYHAQIQRDMFRNLRAVFPIVEMYQAFIPTYPSGLWSFAFASKKYHPVRDFDRERAAKRDFHTKYYNEDLHLGAFMLPTFARENIAD; encoded by the coding sequence ATGGACATGTGGTACACCGAGAAACACAGCAAGAACGTCGGCATCACCCTGCGGGTGACCAGAACCCTCTTTTCCGGCAAAAGCGAATTTCAGCAGCTCGACATCGTCGACACCCCCGAATACGGCCGCATGATGCTGCTCGACGGACTGGTGATGTGTACCGAGCGGGACGAGTTCGTCTACCACGACATGATCGCCCACCCGGCGCTGTTCGTTCATCCCGCCCCGAAGCAGGTGCTGGTGATCGGCGGCGGCGACGGCGGCAGCATCCGCGAAATCGTCCGCCATCCCGAGGTCGAACTGGCCACACTCTGTGAAATCGACGGGCTGGTGGTGCGCAAGTCGGTGGAGCATCTGCCGACCCTGGCCGGCGCCATCGACGGCAGTCATCCGAAGGTCAAGCTGCATATCGACGACGGTCTCGCCTACATCCGCGAACACCAGAATGCCTTTGATGTCATCCTGGTCGATTCCACCGACCCGATCGGTCCGGCGGTCGGCCTGTTCGAAGAGGATTTCTACCGGCTGGTGTTCGGAGCGCTCAAAGAGGACGGTATCATGGTGGCGCAGAGCGAATCACCCTTCTATCATGCGCAGATTCAACGGGACATGTTCCGCAACCTGCGCGCCGTCTTCCCGATCGTCGAAATGTACCAGGCCTTCATCCCCACCTATCCGTCGGGACTGTGGAGCTTCGCCTTCGCCAGCAAGAAATACCATCCGGTGCGGGATTTCGACCGTGAACGGGCGGCGAAACGGGATTTCCACACCAAATACTACAACGAAGACCTGCACCTCGGCGCCTTCATGCTGCCGACTTTCGCGCGGGAGAATATCGCAGACTGA